A region from the Cryptosporangium arvum DSM 44712 genome encodes:
- a CDS encoding O-antigen ligase family protein codes for MTGPPVRAALPLIAVALVFAGPAVGDRPLPGTGGTLEVIHLVCVSAIAVTAAWVLAGRLPVGAVLDRRTTVAPLWFGAGLVAAAAASTLVAANPLRGTKVTATYAAGLLLLVAVLLVATSPARLRALVGTAVVGSLTVTLPILSQAEQLKPVYGGAVVRNRAQSIFADPNQFGCYAALIVLLAVGWFLAAPHRWERVLAAGGGAGAAAALVLSLSRGAWLGTAAGLIVVALMHSAVRRTLLAGAALGATLVAAGVLVSLTAPTEVRGGPAAGLVEVVADRIAVIDDRAANPHDVRPITWREAVRQFRLHPVLGNGPGSFSTLAAESPSVIQFAPRLHAHNALLHIGAETGVVGLFAGVGFAGSCGLSALVSARRLRRAAAGTETEAGAGAGAGPHAEAEPAVGAGAARRALGLVAGSTGALTALSVHLMVDYPIRNPVLMITAWSVAGLLLAAGRTASRDRVPV; via the coding sequence GTGACCGGACCTCCGGTACGCGCAGCACTGCCGCTGATCGCGGTGGCGCTGGTGTTCGCCGGTCCCGCGGTCGGTGACCGGCCCCTGCCCGGCACCGGCGGCACGCTCGAGGTCATCCACCTGGTCTGCGTGTCGGCGATCGCCGTCACCGCGGCCTGGGTGCTCGCGGGACGGCTACCGGTCGGCGCGGTGCTCGACCGCCGCACGACGGTCGCGCCGCTCTGGTTCGGCGCCGGGCTCGTGGCCGCCGCGGCGGCGTCGACGCTCGTCGCCGCGAACCCGCTGCGCGGCACGAAGGTCACCGCGACCTACGCGGCCGGGCTGCTGCTCCTCGTCGCCGTGCTGCTGGTGGCGACCTCACCCGCGCGGCTGCGTGCGCTCGTCGGCACCGCGGTGGTGGGCTCGCTGACCGTCACGCTGCCGATCCTGAGCCAGGCCGAGCAGCTGAAACCGGTCTACGGGGGTGCCGTCGTCCGTAACCGGGCGCAGTCGATCTTCGCCGACCCCAACCAGTTCGGGTGCTACGCGGCGCTCATCGTGCTGCTCGCGGTGGGCTGGTTCCTCGCGGCGCCGCACCGCTGGGAGCGCGTGCTCGCCGCCGGCGGTGGGGCGGGCGCGGCGGCCGCGCTCGTGCTGTCGCTGAGCCGGGGGGCGTGGCTGGGCACCGCGGCCGGACTGATCGTCGTCGCGTTGATGCACTCCGCGGTGCGGCGGACGCTGCTGGCCGGGGCCGCGCTGGGAGCGACGCTCGTCGCGGCCGGTGTGCTGGTGAGCCTCACCGCTCCGACCGAGGTGCGTGGCGGGCCGGCGGCCGGGCTGGTCGAGGTCGTCGCCGATCGGATCGCGGTGATCGACGACCGGGCCGCGAACCCTCACGACGTCCGGCCGATCACCTGGCGGGAAGCCGTGCGTCAGTTCCGGCTGCACCCGGTGCTGGGCAACGGGCCGGGATCGTTCAGCACGCTCGCGGCCGAGTCGCCGTCGGTGATCCAGTTCGCGCCCCGGCTGCACGCCCACAACGCGCTGCTGCACATCGGCGCCGAGACCGGCGTCGTCGGGTTGTTCGCGGGCGTCGGGTTCGCCGGGAGCTGCGGCTTGTCCGCCCTGGTCAGCGCCCGCCGCCTCCGCCGCGCCGCGGCCGGGACCGAGACCGAGGCCGGGGCCGGGGCGGGGGCCGGGCCCCACGCGGAAGCCGAACCCGCCGTGGGAGCCGGAGCGGCCCGGCGGGCACTCGGGCTCGTGGCCGGGAGCACCGGGGCGCTCACGGCGCTGTCCGTGCACCTCATGGTCGACTACCCGATCCGCAACCCGGTGCTGATGATCACCGCGTGGTCGGTCGCCGGCCTGCTGCTCGCGGCCGGGCGCACGGCGTCGAGGGACCGGGTCCCGGTATGA